A window of Castanea sativa cultivar Marrone di Chiusa Pesio chromosome 1, ASM4071231v1 contains these coding sequences:
- the LOC142621820 gene encoding alpha-(1,4)-fucosyltransferase, whose product MPLKSLNVFTISSMLGITFLILFILGFLDFPALSNSIIQPINLQPTSSGPESGPDPFTNLISAFRKWDSQVGCARFKEKQNGFVSVQSNGSSSLQKVGGESELECRELKMKHVSVLVKGWTWIPDNLDNLYSCRCGLSCLWTKSSVLADKPDALLFETTTPPLQRRVGDPLRVYMDLEAGRKRSGVDDIFISYHAKDDVQATYAGALFHNGRNYHVSFSKNSDTLVYWSSSRCLPQRNRLAKQLLSLLPHHSFGKCLNNVGGQDMVLSLYPECANDASVTPKWWDHLHCAMSHYKFVLAIENTATESYVTEKLFYALDAGAVPIYFGAPNVWDLVPPHSIIDGSKFNSLEELASYIKSLANDPVAYAEYHAWRRCGVLGNYGKTRAVSLDTLPCRLCEAVSRKGGRNAKAS is encoded by the exons ATGCCATTGAAGTCCCTCAACGTCTTCACCATCTCCTCCATGTTAGGCATCACTTTCTTGATCCTCTTCATCTTGGGCTTCCTCGACTTCCCAGCTTTATCAAACTCCATAATTCAACCCATCAACCTACAACCCACTTCGTCTGGGCCCGAATCCGGACCCGACCCATTTACCAATTTGATCAGCGCCTTCAGGAAGTGGGACTCTCAAGTGGGTTGTGCCCGCTTCAAGGAGAAGCAAAATGGGTTCGTCTCGGTTCAGTCAAATGGGTCTTCTTCTTTGCAAAAGGTTGGTGGTGAGTCTGAACTTGAATGCCGTGAGCTGAAAATGAAGCATGTGAGTGTTTTGGTGAAAGGTTGGACTTGGATCCCTGATAATTTGGACAATTTGTATTCGTGTCGATGTGGATTAAGCTGTTTGTGGACTAAATCTTCTGTTCTTGCTGACAAGCCTGATGCCTTGTTGTTCGAGACCACTACTCCTCCGCTTCAG AGACGCGTTGGAGATCCGCTTCGTGTATACATGGACCTTGAGGCTGGTCGGAAGCGGTCAGGGGTAGACGATATATTTATTAGTTATCATGCCAAAGATGATGTTCAGGCAACCTATGCTGGTGCACTCTTTCATAATGGTCGAAATTATCACGTGTCTTTTTCTAAGAACAGT GATACACTTGTATATTGGTCTTCATCACGTTGTCTTCCTCAAAGAAATCGGCTTGCCAAGCAGCTTCTCAGCTTGCTACCTCACCATTCATTTGGCAAGTGTTTGAACAATGTTGGTGGCCAAGACATGGTCCTATCTCTCTATCCTGAGTGTGCCAATGATGCTAGTGTCACACCAAAATGGTGGGACCATTTACATTGTGCAATGTCTCACTACAAGTTTGTTCTGGCCATTGAAAACACTGCAACAGAGAGTTATGTGACCGAGAAGCTATTTTATGCTCTAGACGCAGGTGCAGTACCTATCTATTTTGGTGCCCCAAATGTCTGGGACTTGGTCCCCCCGCATTCAATTATAGATGGGTCTAAATTCAACTCCTTGGAGGAATTGGCTTCTTACATTAAGTCTCTTGCTAATGACCCAGTAGCCTATGCAGAGTACCATGCTTGGAGAAGATGTGGTGTACTGGGTAACTATGGAAAGACCCGTGCGGTGAGCCTTGACACATTGCCATGCCGGTTGTGTGAGGCTGTTAGCAGAAAAGGTGGGAGAAATGCGAAAGCCTCTTGA